GGTAGAATCAAAGGGAAAAAGGGTTCCATCACCCAGTTCCCGATCCTCACCATGCCGGAAGACGACATCACCCATCCCATCCCCGATCTGACGGGATATATCACAGAGGGGCAAATCGTTCTGAGTCGTGAGCTTCATAGGAAGCACATCTATCCTCCCGTCGATGTGCCCAGATCCCTCTCGAGGCTCAAGGATAAAGGGATAGGTGAGGGCAAAACCAGGAAGGATCACTCGGATCTGTTCAATCAACTGCTGCAGTGTTACTATCGCGGCCTACAGGCCAGGGAGCTGGAGGCGATCCTGGGCGAAGCAGCCCTCAGCGATATGGACAGGTTATATTACATGTTCGCCGATGAGTTCGAGCAGAGATACATCAATCAGGGTCCTTATGAGGATAGATCCATAGAACAGACGCTGGATCTGGGCTGGGAATTGCTGTCGATGATACCGAGGTCGGAGCTCAAGCGAATTCGTCCGGAGTACCTGGAGGAGTTCCTGCCCAAGTTCCTAAAGAGGAGGGAAACCGAGGAGAAGGTTGAGGAGGCCGTGGCAGCAAGATGATACTGAAGGTCAACGCCACCAGAATGGAGCTTCTTAAGCTCCGCAGACGGCTGGAGATCGCTCAAAGGGGGCATAAGCTTCTCAAGGATAAACAGGATGAGCTGATGAGGCATTTTCTGGATCTGATCGCTCAAAACAGAGATCTTCGCAGACAGGTGGAGGCGAAGCTTCTCAAAGCCCATTCGGCTTTCCTGATGGCGCGGGCGGTTATGGATAGGGCAAGTCTGGAGGCGGCGATAATGTTCCCAAAGCAGAAGCTCTCCATCGATGTCTCGGCCGAACAGGTGATGAACCTCAGGGTGCCGAAGTTTTCCCTCTCTTCTGAGGGAGATGTTTACGCTTACGGATTCCTGAGCACGTCGGGCGAGCTGGATTCGGCATTGCAGTTGTATTCCGAGGTGCTTCCCGAGATGATCAGGCTTGCAGAGATGGAAAGGGCGTTGCAGCTCCTGGCCGAGGAGATCGAAAAGACGCGCAGACGGGTTAACGCCCTGGAGTACGTGCTCATCCCGAATCTGCGGGATACGATAGCTTATATCAGAATGCGGCTTGATGAGATGGAGAGGTCAAACACGACCAGATTGATGAAGATCAAAGAGATGATCGCTCAAGGCAAATGAGGTGGTGAGGTTTTTGTTCGAGAAGGGGGCAAACCTGCTGGCGAGGATCGCCTTCGGTTTGCTCCTGCCGATACTGGGTGGCGCCTTCGGTGGGATATATCTGGATAGACGGTTTGGCACTCATCCGTGGCTGACCTTGCTCGGGGCGATGTTAGGTATATTTGTGGGTTTCGCTGGGTTATATGGGACATTTAGATCGGAGGAGTAAGAGATTTCTCAAGGAGACATATATAGCCTCCTTCATCGTTCTGGTTTTGATATCTCTTCCTTTGCTGGAGCTTTCCAAGAGCGTGTGTGAAAGCTTCGATGTGGGCGGTCTTCTGAGCATAGGTGTCCTGAAAAGCATCGAGGAAACGGTTGATCGATTTTTCTCCAAAGGATGCCGTTATGGAGTGATATGGGCTTTGATGGGTGCAAAGTATATACCCATATCCGCCTTGTTCTATTTTCTGGTTCGTTCGGGTTGGTTGAATCCTATCGCCCTTATCTTCGGCCTTTTGCTGGCACATGTAGTGGTGATAGTGAGGGCGCTGGTGATACGGAATGGGACATGAAAGCAGATCTATCCTGATATACATCGCCTACAAGCTCCTCCCGAAAGGATGGCTTCCCGATCCCAGGGTAGCATCTCCGGAGACGCTGAATCTGATTGATCTCACCCTTAACACTTACCTCTCCCTCATCATCCTGATATCCCTTGTCCTTATATCCTCCTGGAGGATGAAGCTTCGACCGACTGGCAGATTCCAGGTGGCGTTTGAGGCGCTTATCGGGGGGCTGTTCAACTTCTTCAGAGATATCCTCGGCCCGATCGGCGGTAAATACACCCCGTTTGTCGTCAGCTTCTTCGTCTCGATTTTGCTTATGAACCTGATAGGGTTGTTCCCCGGTTTCATCTCTCCGACCAGCAATCTTAACACGACCGTTGCTTTGGCGTTGATAGCCGTGATAGGGGTTCAGATAATAGCGATAAAGGAGATAGGGATTTGGAGGTACATCAAGCATTTTCTGGGGGAGCCGTTGTGGCTTTCGCCGCTGATGTTCCCGCTGCATGTGATAGGTGAACTTGCCAAGGTATTATCCCTTTCGATTCGTCTCTTTGGCAATATCTTCGGGGAGGATACGATAATAGCCGTTCTGGCCGGCATGTCGCCCTATTTTATCCTGGGCAAGGTGGAGATACCGTATATACCATACCAGCTACCTATGATGTTGTTTGGACTTTTAACCGCCTTTCTGCAGGCTCTGGTCTTTTCGGTATTAACCTCCATCTACATCGCCCTGTTTATAGGCGAGGAGGAGCATTAAAATTTATTTGAATGGGAGGAAAAGATGATTTACTTTGCCCTTTTAGCTCTGGCGGTCGGATTGGGATTACCGCTAGCAGCGGCCGGAGCCGCTATAGGTCAGGGCATTGCAACGAAAAGCGCCCTTGAGGGTATATCCAGGCAACCGGAGGCGGCTCCGAGGATACAGCTCACTATGATCATCGGCCTTGCGTTGATCGAGTCGCTAGTCATCTACGTCCTGCTGACCTTCTTTATCCTGCAGGCTAAGTTGCCCAACTCGGATAAGATGCTGGAGGCCGTTAAGGAGATCGCCAAGATGGAAACGACTAAGGGTCCCGCGAAGGTCTCGATCAAAGCATCACCGTTTGCACCCTCAGCTAAGGGAGAGCTTACATCTAAGTTGACGATTTCCGTCTGGAACAAGGATGGAATTCCCCTCAAAGGACAGAAGCTCTCCATAACCGCTGGGGATGGGAAGATTAAGGATCTCATCGATAACGGTGACGGAACGTATACCGCTTTCCTTACGGTTTCCCCGGGTGAGAGAGGTGAGGTAACCGTGAGAGCAACAGCGGAAAACGGGGTCTATGACGATCTAATTCTGCCTGTCACCCCGGTGCGGGTATCATCAGGCTGGTGATTATGAAATGGAAGGGTTATTACATCAGCTTGGGATTAACCTCAAGGGGATAATCATCCAGGGGATCGGATTCCTGATAATGATCCTGATACTGTGGAGGTTCGCCTTCAACAGGGTTATCCACCTGATAGATGAGCGCAGGGAGAGGATAGAATCCCAGTTCAGAGCCGCACAGGAGAGACAGGAGGAGGTCGAAAAGCTGCAGGAGGAGGTCAAGCGGAAGCTCCAGGAGATAGATCGGGAGTCTCAGGCAAGGCTGAGAGAGGTGCTGGAGGAGGCGAATGCCGAGAGGGAAAGGATCCTCGCCAAGGCTAGGGAGGAAGCAGCGGCGGAGTTGGCAAGGATGCAGGATGAGATCGAGAGGGAAAAGAGAAGAGCTGTGGCCGAGCTGAGAGCCACCGTCTCGGAGATGGCGATCGCCATAGCCGAAAAGATCGTTGAGATGGATCTGGACGAGGAAAAACATCGATCCCTCATAGATAGGCTTATAGATCAGCTAACCCCCTCTCTGTTGGGAATCGCAGAGATAGGACCGGGTGAGAACAAATGACCAGAGCCGAAGTAGCCCGTAGATACGCCAGAGCTCTGGTTAAATCCGCCGTGGATTACGTCAGGACGGATGCGGATACGCTGAGAGAGATCATGCGCGGTTCGGAAGAGTTCAAACAGCTTCTCTCTAACCCCTTGAT
The genomic region above belongs to Candidatus Poribacteria bacterium and contains:
- a CDS encoding V-type ATP synthase subunit D, which codes for MILKVNATRMELLKLRRRLEIAQRGHKLLKDKQDELMRHFLDLIAQNRDLRRQVEAKLLKAHSAFLMARAVMDRASLEAAIMFPKQKLSIDVSAEQVMNLRVPKFSLSSEGDVYAYGFLSTSGELDSALQLYSEVLPEMIRLAEMERALQLLAEEIEKTRRRVNALEYVLIPNLRDTIAYIRMRLDEMERSNTTRLMKIKEMIAQGK
- a CDS encoding AtpZ/AtpI family protein: MRFLFEKGANLLARIAFGLLLPILGGAFGGIYLDRRFGTHPWLTLLGAMLGIFVGFAGLYGTFRSEE
- the atpB gene encoding F0F1 ATP synthase subunit A: MGHESRSILIYIAYKLLPKGWLPDPRVASPETLNLIDLTLNTYLSLIILISLVLISSWRMKLRPTGRFQVAFEALIGGLFNFFRDILGPIGGKYTPFVVSFFVSILLMNLIGLFPGFISPTSNLNTTVALALIAVIGVQIIAIKEIGIWRYIKHFLGEPLWLSPLMFPLHVIGELAKVLSLSIRLFGNIFGEDTIIAVLAGMSPYFILGKVEIPYIPYQLPMMLFGLLTAFLQALVFSVLTSIYIALFIGEEEH
- the atpE gene encoding ATP synthase F0 subunit C, with the translated sequence MIYFALLALAVGLGLPLAAAGAAIGQGIATKSALEGISRQPEAAPRIQLTMIIGLALIESLVIYVLLTFFILQAKLPNSDKMLEAVKEIAKMETTKGPAKVSIKASPFAPSAKGELTSKLTISVWNKDGIPLKGQKLSITAGDGKIKDLIDNGDGTYTAFLTVSPGERGEVTVRATAENGVYDDLILPVTPVRVSSGW
- the atpF gene encoding F0F1 ATP synthase subunit B codes for the protein MEGLLHQLGINLKGIIIQGIGFLIMILILWRFAFNRVIHLIDERRERIESQFRAAQERQEEVEKLQEEVKRKLQEIDRESQARLREVLEEANAERERILAKAREEAAAELARMQDEIEREKRRAVAELRATVSEMAIAIAEKIVEMDLDEEKHRSLIDRLIDQLTPSLLGIAEIGPGENK